AGATTTTAGAGCTACCATTTCTTCTTCTATGGCGCTCGCTGTTACTTCCTCCTCTTCTACTACCGCCGCGTCAACCTCCTTCTTCTCCCGAATTGCTTCCTCCTCCGATCCCAAAGGTGTGCTTTTTATTttgatctatttttttttttttttgaattgcttGTTTAATTGGATTCATTTTTAGGGTTTGACTAATGTCTCAGTGTTTCTATTGTTTTCAGCTCCTGAAATTGGTTCCTTTAAGGTTCCAGAGAGACCAAATGGTTCGTCTGGAGTTGTTAATTTGACCCAAAGACGCTCCTTGGTGAGGCGCGTCAACGCCGAGCCTCAACGTAGGGATTCCATTGTTCCTCTTGCTGCGACTATAGCAACTCCTGGTACGTGTTTTCTCTTGTTAGTGGATTGTTTGAGGGAAAATTTTGAACTTTTCTTTTTGaaattagttagttggttagttacttGTGCGACTGAGTTAATTGGTATTGGGATTTGCAGAGGTTAGTGAGAAGCAAGACGAGGAAGACTATGAGCAATTGGCGAGAGACCTTGAAAATGCTTCTCCTCTTGAGATAATGGACAAAGCCCTTGAGAAATTTGGCAACGACATCGCTATTGCCTTCAGGTGGGTCGAAATGTTTCATCTTTGCATGGTAATTGATGAGATAGTGTTGAATTTGCTAACTAACATTTTGGAGACTATTACTCTAGCATACATTTCAAGTTGTCATTTGCTACTACTAATTAGGGGAAAAAAGTCAAATGTATCTGGACAATTGTTTTGTAGCCTTTAttgggaatttttttattttttttatacttttttatatatgctgccaataaaaattcaaaatagtgATTAATTTTTATTCCCATTTATCACAATTTTGCAATTTATTGAACTTTTGTTACTTGCCGATAAATATGCTTTTCAGTGTATAAATGTTaaaatcaattgatgaattaaaTCTTATCATATAtcaataagaatttaatttatatatatttatagaagTTTTATATAGACATTTAATCATGTGTTTAGCAGAAGTGTTTGACTCAGTCCCCATTATTCCATAAGCCCTACCTACTAGCAAATGCAGGCATGATTATAGTGTTTGTCATACAGAACAGTTAAGTTTGGTTGGTATACTCTTTGTAGATATCTTTGGACTTGGAGTTTAATGAGTAAGTTTTTTCCTTTTGCAGTGGTGCTGAAGATGTTGCTTTGATTGAGTATGCACATTTGACTGGTCGGCCCTTCAGGGTATTCAGTTTGGACACTGGGAGGTTGAATCCAGAAACTTACAGACTTTTTGATGATGTTGAGAAGCGTTATGGAATTCACATTGAATACATGTTCCCGGATGCTGTTGAGGTTCAGGCCTTAGTAAGGACTAAGGGGCTCTTCTCGTTCTATGAGGATGGCCATCAAGAGTGCTGTCGAGTGAGGAAGGTGAGACCTTTAAGGAGGGCTCTGAAAGGTCTCAAGGCGTGGATAACTGGACAGAGAAAAGACCAGTCTCCTGGTACTAGGTCTGAGATACCTGTTGTCCAGGTTGATCCGGTTTTTGAAGGATTGGATGGTGGAATTGGTAGCCTTGTAAAGTGGAACCCGGTTGCAAACGTGAAAGGCAACGACATATGGACCTTCCTTAGGACCATGAATGTGCCTGTTAATGCATTGCATTCCCAAGGATATGTTTCAATTGGTTGTGAGCCATGCACAAGGCCAGTTTTACCTGGACAACATGAAAGGGAGGGAAGATGGTGGTGGGAGGATGCCAAAGCTAAGGAGTGTGGTCTTCACAAGGGAAATATAAAACAAGATGCGGCCCAGCTTAATGGAAATGGGGTTGCCCACGAGAACAGCACTGCCACAGTT
The sequence above is drawn from the Arachis hypogaea cultivar Tifrunner chromosome 4, arahy.Tifrunner.gnm2.J5K5, whole genome shotgun sequence genome and encodes:
- the LOC112795922 gene encoding 5'-adenylylsulfate reductase 3, chloroplastic → MALAVTSSSSTTAASTSFFSRIASSSDPKAPEIGSFKVPERPNGSSGVVNLTQRRSLVRRVNAEPQRRDSIVPLAATIATPEVSEKQDEEDYEQLARDLENASPLEIMDKALEKFGNDIAIAFSGAEDVALIEYAHLTGRPFRVFSLDTGRLNPETYRLFDDVEKRYGIHIEYMFPDAVEVQALVRTKGLFSFYEDGHQECCRVRKVRPLRRALKGLKAWITGQRKDQSPGTRSEIPVVQVDPVFEGLDGGIGSLVKWNPVANVKGNDIWTFLRTMNVPVNALHSQGYVSIGCEPCTRPVLPGQHEREGRWWWEDAKAKECGLHKGNIKQDAAQLNGNGVAHENSTATVADIFDTQNVVSLSRSGIENLAKSEERKEPWVVVLYAPWCQFCQAMEQSYVELADKLAGSGVKVGKFRADGEQKEYAKSELQLGSFPTILLFPKHSSRPIKYPSEKRDVDSLMAFVNALR